The following are from one region of the Nicotiana tomentosiformis chromosome 7, ASM39032v3, whole genome shotgun sequence genome:
- the LOC104109605 gene encoding potassium transporter 7-like isoform X3 has protein sequence MFSKAPVNGNEDVLGALSLVLYTLILIPLVKYVLIVLWANDDGEGGTFALYSLLCRHAKVNLLPNQLPSDARISGFRLKVPSPELERSLRIKERLEASLTLKKLLLMLVLAGTAMVIADGVVTPAMSVMSAVGGLRVGVSGIKQDQVVMISVAFLVILFSVQKYGTSKVGLFVGPALFIWFCSLGGIGIYNLINYDSRVWRAFNPVHIYYYFKRNPTKAWYSLGGCLLCATGSEAMFADLCYFSVRSVQLTFVFLVLPCLLLGYLGQAAYLMENHADTTQAFFSSVPSGAFWPVFLIANVAALIASRAMTTATFSCIKQSTALGCFPRLKIIHTSRKFMGQIYIPVMNWFLLALSLVMVCSISSIYEIGNAYGIAELGVMMMTTILVTIVMLLIWQINIIVVLSFVVIFLGLELMFFSSVLWSVGDGSWIILVFAVVLFFVMYIWNYGSKLKYETEVKQKMSMDLLRELGPNLGTIRAPGIGLLYNELAKGIPAIFGHFLTTLPAVHSMIIFVCIKYIPVPVVPQNERFLFRRVCPRSYHIFRCVARYGYKDVRKENHQMFEQLLIESLEKFIRRDAQERSLESDGNGESDSEEEHAFSRVLVAPNGSVYSLGVPLLADFRDTGKAVMEESTSEELKAGPSSESLLSNADQSFEKELSFLRKAKESGVVYLLGHGNIRARKSSWFIKKLFINYFYAFLRKNCRREIASLSVPHSHLMQVGMTYMV, from the exons ATGTTCAGCAAGGCCCCTGTCAATGGCAACGAAGATGTTCTTGGTGCATTATCCTTGGTTTTGTATACCTTAATCCTCATTCCTTTGGTTAAATATGTTCTTATTGTTCTCTGGGCCAATGATGATGGCGAAG GTGGTACATTTGCTTTGTACTCATTGCTTTGTAGGCATGCAAAGGTTAATCTTCTTCCAAACCAACTTCCATCAGATGCTCGAATATCAGGCTTCAGACTGAAGGTGCCATCTCCAGAACTTGAGAGGTCTTTGAGAATAAAAGAAAGACTTGAAGCATCACTGACATTGAAAAAGCTTCTTCTGATGTTAGTTCTTGCTGGTACTGCTATGGTGATAGCTGATGGAGTCGTTACACCTGCTATGTCAG TAATGTCTGCTGTTGGTGGTTTAAGAGTTGGAGTTTCTGGGATTAAGCAAG ATCAAGTTGTGATGATCTCAGTGGCATTTCTTGTAATTCTGTTCAGTGTACAGAAATATGGGACAAGCAAAGTGGGGCTTTTCGTGGGTCCTGCTTTGTTTATATGGTTCTGTTCCCTGGGTGGAATTGGCATCTACAACCTCATTAATTATGATTCCAGGGTTTGGAGGGCATTTAATCCAGTTCATATATACTATTACTTTAAGCGCAATCCAACGAAAGCGTGGTACTCGCTTGGGGGCTGTCTTCTTTGTGCAACAG GTTCCGAGGCAATGTTTGCTGATCTTTGCTATTTTTCTGTGAGATCAGTCCAG CTTACCTTTGTGTTCCTTGTGCTGCCATGCCTTCTCTTGGGTTACCTTGGTCAAGCAGCTTATCTTATGGAGAACCATGCTGACACAACACAGGCTTTCTTCTCTTCAGTGCCAA GTGGAGCTTTCTGGCCCGTCTTCTTGATTGCTAATGTAGCTGCATTGATTGCCAGTAGGGCAATGACTACAGCAACTTTCTCTTGCATTAAACAATCCACAGCCCTAGGCTGCTTCCCTCGCCTTAAAATTATTCACACGTCTCGAAAGTTCATGGGTCAGATATATATCCCAGTGATGAACTGGTTTCTTCTCGCATTGTCCTTGGTGATGGTCTGTTCTATCTCAAGCATATATGAGATTGGAAATGCTTATG GAATAGCGGAGCTTGGTGTGATGATGATGACAACAATACTAGTCACTATTGTTATGCTTCTGATATGGCAGATCAACATCATTGTTGTGCTTAGTTTTGTCGTTATCTTCTTGGGGTTGGAATTAATGTTTTTCTCATCAGTTTTATGGAGTGTGGGAGATGGAAGTTGGATTATTCTGGTTTTTGCAGTAGTCTTGTTTTTTGTTATGTACATATGGAATTATGGAAGCAAGCTGAAGTATGAAACTGAAGTCAAGCAAAAGATGTCTATGGACTTGCTACGTGAACTTGGCCCCAACCTTGGAACAATCAGAGCTCCTGGAATTGGCTTGCTTTATAATGAACTGGCAAAGGGCATACCGGCTATATTTGGACATTTCCTCACCACTCTTCCTGCTGTTCATTCAATGATAATTTTTGTTTGTATAAAATACATTCCTGTTCCTGTAGTACCTCAGAATGAAAGGTTCCTGTTTCGGCGAGTCTGCCCGAGAAGCTACCACATATTTCGTTGTGTTGCCAG ATATGGTTACAAGGATGTTCGCAAAGAAAACCACCAGATGTTCGAGCAGCTACTGATTGAAAGTCTCGAGAAGTTCATTCGCAGAGATGCTCAGGAGCGGTCACTTGAAAGTGATGGCAATGGTGAATCAGATTCTGAAGAAGAGCATGCCTTTTCAAGAGTCCTTGTTGCTCCCAATGGGAGTGTTTACTCACTTGGTGTTCCTCTCTTAGCTGATTTTAGGGACACTGGAAAGGCAGTTATGGAGGAAAGCACTTCAGAAGAGCTGAAGGCTGGCCCTTCCTCTGAGTCGCTCTTGTCCAATGCTGATCAGTCCTTTGAGAAGGAGCTCTCGTTCTTACGCAAGGCCAAAGAATCCGGTGTGGTTTACCTCCTCGGTCATGGAAATATTAGGGCAAGGAAAAGTTCCTGGTTCATCAAGAAGCTATTCATAAATTACTTCTATGCTTTCCTTAGAAAGAATTGCAGGAGGGAAATTGCCAGTCTGAGTGTACCGCACTCGCATTTAATGCAGGTTGGCATGACATATATGGTGTGA